In Chromobacterium rhizoryzae, one genomic interval encodes:
- the thiC gene encoding phosphomethylpyrimidine synthase ThiC — MVVDTAAIQPLPNSRKIHVAGSRPDIRVPMREISQSDTPTQFGGEANPPITVYDTSGPYTDPDARIDIQSGLPPLRAGWIAERGDCEQLAGLSSEYGRAREADPKLAELRFNLTRQPRRALPGRNVSQMHYARRGVVTPEMEFVAIRENLRRREYLDALREAGGKNSRLAELMTRQHPGQAYGAALPEEITPEFVRAEIAAGRAILPANINHPESEPMIIGRNFLVKINGNIGNSAVTSSISEEVDKMTWGIRWGADTIMDLSTGKNIHETREWIIRNSPVPIGTVPIYQALEKVGGKAEDLNWEIFRDTLIEQAEQGVDYFTIHAGVLLRYVPMTAGRMTGIVSRGGSIMAKWCLAHHRENFLYTHFEDICEIMKAYDVAFSLGDGLRPGSVWDANDEAQLSELKTLGELTAIAWKHDVQVMIEGPGHVPMQLIKENMDKELEWCHEAPFYTLGPLTTDIAPGYDHITSAIGAAQIGWYGTAMLCYVTQKEHLGLPDKNDVKEGIITYKLAAHAADLAKGHPGAQIRDNALSKARFEFRWEDQFNLGLDPDKARAFHDETLPKDSAKVAHFCSMCGPHFCSMKITQDVREYAAKQGISDQDALARGMEVKSVEFLKGGSKLYDKV, encoded by the coding sequence ATGGTGGTGGACACCGCCGCCATCCAGCCCTTGCCCAATTCCCGCAAGATCCACGTCGCCGGCAGCCGGCCGGACATCCGCGTGCCCATGCGCGAGATCAGTCAAAGCGACACGCCCACCCAGTTCGGCGGCGAGGCCAACCCGCCCATCACCGTTTACGACACCAGCGGCCCGTATACCGATCCAGACGCCCGCATCGACATCCAGAGTGGCCTGCCGCCGCTGCGCGCCGGCTGGATCGCCGAGCGCGGCGACTGTGAGCAGCTGGCCGGCCTGTCCAGCGAATACGGCCGCGCCCGCGAGGCCGACCCCAAGCTGGCCGAGCTGCGTTTCAACCTGACGCGCCAGCCGCGGCGGGCGCTGCCGGGCCGCAATGTCAGCCAGATGCATTACGCGCGCCGCGGCGTCGTCACGCCGGAAATGGAGTTCGTCGCCATCCGCGAGAACCTGCGTCGCCGCGAATACCTGGACGCGCTGCGCGAAGCCGGCGGCAAGAACAGCCGGCTGGCGGAACTGATGACGCGCCAGCATCCCGGCCAGGCTTACGGCGCGGCGCTGCCGGAGGAGATCACGCCGGAATTCGTGCGCGCCGAGATCGCCGCCGGCCGCGCCATCCTGCCGGCCAACATCAATCACCCCGAATCCGAGCCCATGATTATTGGCCGCAATTTCCTGGTCAAAATCAACGGCAATATCGGCAATAGCGCGGTAACGTCTTCGATCAGCGAAGAAGTCGACAAGATGACTTGGGGCATACGCTGGGGCGCGGACACCATCATGGACTTGTCCACCGGCAAGAACATCCATGAAACCCGCGAATGGATCATCCGCAATTCGCCGGTGCCCATCGGCACCGTGCCCATTTATCAGGCGCTGGAAAAAGTGGGCGGCAAGGCCGAGGACCTGAACTGGGAAATCTTCCGCGATACGCTGATTGAACAGGCCGAGCAGGGCGTCGATTACTTCACCATCCACGCCGGCGTATTGCTGCGCTATGTGCCGATGACCGCCGGCCGCATGACCGGCATCGTGTCGCGCGGTGGCTCCATCATGGCCAAATGGTGTCTGGCCCATCACCGCGAAAACTTCCTCTACACCCATTTCGAGGACATCTGCGAAATCATGAAGGCCTACGACGTGGCCTTCAGCCTGGGCGACGGCCTGCGGCCGGGCAGCGTCTGGGACGCCAACGACGAGGCGCAGCTGTCGGAATTAAAGACTCTGGGCGAGCTGACCGCCATCGCCTGGAAACACGATGTGCAGGTGATGATAGAGGGCCCCGGCCACGTGCCCATGCAGCTGATCAAGGAGAATATGGACAAGGAGCTGGAGTGGTGTCACGAGGCGCCGTTCTACACCCTGGGGCCGCTGACCACCGACATCGCGCCCGGCTACGACCACATCACCTCGGCGATAGGCGCGGCGCAGATAGGCTGGTACGGCACCGCAATGCTGTGCTACGTCACCCAGAAGGAACACCTGGGCCTGCCGGACAAGAACGACGTCAAGGAAGGCATCATCACCTACAAGCTGGCCGCGCACGCGGCCGACCTGGCCAAGGGGCACCCCGGCGCGCAGATCCGCGACAACGCGCTGTCCAAGGCGCGTTTCGAGTTCCGCTGGGAAGACCAGTTCAACCTGGGGCTGGATCCGGACAAGGCGCGCGCCTTCCACGACGAGACCCTGCCCAAGGACAGCGCCAAGGTCGCGCATTTCTGCAGCATGTGCGGTCCGCACTTCTGCAGCATGAAGATCACCCAGGACGTGCGCGAATACGCGGCCAAGCAGGGCATCAGCGATCAGGACGCGCTGGCGCGGGGGATGGAGGTCAAGTCGGTGGAGTTTCTGAAGGGCGGCTCCAAGCTTTACGACAAGGTGTGA
- a CDS encoding protein-L-isoaspartate O-methyltransferase family protein: MDFENARFNMVEQQIRPWDVLDTNVLDLLFHVKREQFVAADKRSLAFVDTELPLPNGSFMLQPKMEARLVQDAAIQAKDKILEIGTGSGYLTALLAKQGQHVYSVEIDPAQREAAAANLKQAGIANVTLVEGDGVLGLPQQAPFDVIVVGGSLPVVPQELKDQLAVGGRLIMVAGDLPVMTCKLIKRETEASFSETGLFETCIARLAKAEAVEPERFAF; this comes from the coding sequence ATGGATTTTGAGAATGCCCGTTTCAACATGGTCGAGCAGCAGATTCGTCCGTGGGACGTACTTGACACGAACGTGCTGGACCTGCTGTTTCACGTGAAACGCGAGCAGTTCGTCGCCGCCGACAAACGCAGCCTGGCCTTTGTCGACACCGAACTGCCGCTGCCCAACGGCAGCTTCATGCTGCAGCCCAAAATGGAAGCGCGCCTGGTTCAGGACGCCGCCATCCAAGCCAAGGACAAGATCCTGGAAATCGGCACCGGCAGCGGCTACCTGACCGCGCTGCTGGCCAAGCAGGGCCAGCATGTCTACAGCGTGGAAATCGACCCCGCCCAGCGCGAAGCCGCGGCCGCCAACCTGAAACAGGCCGGCATCGCCAACGTGACCCTGGTGGAAGGCGACGGCGTACTGGGCCTGCCGCAACAAGCGCCCTTCGACGTGATCGTGGTCGGCGGCTCGCTGCCGGTGGTGCCGCAGGAACTGAAAGACCAGCTGGCCGTGGGCGGCCGTCTGATCATGGTGGCGGGCGATCTGCCGGTGATGACCTGCAAGCTGATCAAGCGCGAAACCGAAGCCAGCTTCAGCGAAACCGGCCTGTTCGAAACCTGTATCGCCCGCCTGGCCAAGGCGGAAGCGGTAGAGCCGGAACGCTTCGCGTTTTGA
- a CDS encoding rhodanese-like domain-containing protein: MVQEIRARDLAAALADTTAEPPVLLDVREAWEVQLCMIPGSRHIPMNLIPLRMSELPDAPIVVICHHGVRSAHVARFLLDAGFEQVLSLAGGVEAWAAEVDPQMARY, translated from the coding sequence ATGGTTCAGGAAATCCGCGCCCGCGATCTGGCGGCGGCGCTGGCCGACACCACCGCGGAGCCGCCGGTGCTGCTGGACGTGCGCGAAGCGTGGGAAGTGCAGCTGTGCATGATTCCCGGCTCGCGGCACATCCCGATGAATCTGATTCCGCTGCGCATGAGCGAGCTGCCGGACGCGCCCATCGTGGTGATCTGCCACCACGGCGTGCGCAGCGCGCACGTGGCGCGTTTCCTGCTGGACGCCGGCTTCGAACAGGTGCTGAGCCTGGCCGGCGGCGTGGAAGCCTGGGCCGCGGAAGTGGACCCGCAAATGGCGCGCTACTGA
- a CDS encoding DUF2789 domain-containing protein, whose amino-acid sequence MDTSEHSLSGLFRQLGLADEPAAIRAFIASHPLPRNAVLADAPFWTPAQADFLRQALAEDADWSEEVDELAVLLQLG is encoded by the coding sequence ATGGACACCAGCGAACATTCCCTGTCCGGGCTGTTCCGCCAGTTGGGCCTGGCGGACGAGCCCGCCGCCATCCGCGCCTTCATCGCCAGCCATCCCTTGCCGCGAAACGCGGTGCTGGCCGACGCGCCGTTCTGGACGCCGGCGCAGGCGGATTTTCTGCGCCAGGCTTTGGCCGAGGACGCGGACTGGAGCGAGGAGGTGGATGAGCTGGCGGTGTTGTTGCAGCTGGGCTAG